CGTGAACCTGAGCCACATTATTCTGGCGGAATATATTTAGACCATGAAAACACTAACGTAGTTTATTACTCAAGACCCGTTGGTGATGTTTTTGAAATCTTCAAATCTGAATCTTCAGATGCAGGAAAAACATGGACAGAAACAGCAATAACCTCAAATTCTGAAAAAGATAATGTACGACCATATGCCATCAGAGGAGCAGGGAAAAATGCCAAAAATCAGATTCTCTGGATGTTAAATGATAGGTATTCACATTACATGGACTTTAATTCTAAGATTAAGTTAGATAGCCAGAAAAAGTAGGACCTCTCAAATTTTCAAAATTATATAAGCAATTAGCCCTATTTTTGGGCTTTAATCAATACTCCAAAATATGTCCGGTAAAGACAAAGTTTTTGAACAACCCCTAAAAGCTCACGATTTCAAATTCGGAGCCAATGTAGTTTCCGTGTTTGATGATATGGTAACTCGCTCCGTTCCTTTCTACCTTGAAATGCAACGCATGATTACTGAAATTGTTCAGGATTTTGCGGTAGAAGGCACCAATGTTTATGATTTAGGATGTTCTACAGGAACGACCTTAAACAACCTTGACAAGGTACTACCAGACGGTATCACCTTTGTGGGTATTGACGACAGTAGTGAAATGTTAGAGAAGTGTGATGTCAACTTTAAGGAGCAAGGCATGACCAGAGAATATAAGCTGGAGTGGCAAGACATGAACCAATCTGTAAAGATTGAGAATGCTTCTGTGGTAGTTTTATGTTTGACTTTACAATTCATTCGCCCGTTATACAGAGAACGTTTATTGAAAGAAATTTACGATAGTATGAATCCTAATAGCTGCCTTATTTTGGTAGAGAAAGTTTTAGGAGAAGACTCTCTTTTTAACAGACAGTTTATCAAACATTACTACGATTTCAAACGCAGAAATAGTTATAACGAAATGGAGATTTCTCAAAAAAGAGAGGCTCTTGAAAACGTTTTGATTCCTTATAAACTGAACGAAAACATTGAGTTATTAAAGAAAACAGGTTTTCAGTATGTTGAGACGTTTTTCAAATGGTATAACTTCTGTGGCATGGTAGCCGTAAAATAATCTAACCCCTTAATACACCCATGGTTAAAATTGGCAATGTACTTTATCATAATAGAAACTGGCTTTTTCCTATAGTCTATCTATTCTTATTTATTCCTTTCACGCAGGTTTTTGAGCACCCTAATACTGCCATGATAATTGGCTTTATAGTAGCCATTATTGGGCAAGCTACACGTATAGCTACCATCGGTTTGGTGTATATTATCCGAGGTGGAAAGAACAGACGTGTATATGCAGAAGACTTAGTAACTACAGGCATTTTCGCTCATTGCCGTAATCCTTTATACGTAGGTAATATTTTGATGCTTGCAGGTTTAGGAATCGCTTCTAACTCTTTGCTTTTCATGGCGGTAATCATTCCCGCATTCTTGTTTATTTACCAAGCCATAGTTAGGGCGGAAGAAGATTTTCTTTCGAACAAATTTGGCAAAGGATTCGATGAATACACCAAAGATGTAAACAGATGGCTACCTAGCCTAAAAGGCTTAGGAAACACGCTAAGTAGCATGGATTTCAAATGGAACCGTGTTATCATTAAAGAATACAACACGACATTTATATGGTTATTGGGTGGTTTAGGAGTGCTTTACATGCATTTCTACAGAAACCCAGCTTTATACAATATAGCAGAGCACAAGGTCTTTTTCATTGCTGCATTTATAGCTATTGTAGCTTTCTACTTTATAGCTCGCTACTTGAAAAAAGCTAAGATTATTGTTAGTGATTGATTTACTGTTCTCAAATAATTTTAAAGAAAAAGCTCCTTAATGGAGCTTTTTCTTTGTCTATATCCTTACAAACTATACGTATTCCCAACCTCTGCTAAGGGAATACAACCTTGATACGGCCCAGGAACTGGGTCATAGGTTAATACTTTCAGCCCAATTTCTTCTGATGAAAAATAGCCCCAAAGAGCGGTTGATTTCAAATTTCTATAAAAGCCTACAGGCTCTTGTTTACCTGCAGCAGTTCCCCAGATAGACCCATTAAATTTGGGAGAATTAGCTTCTTCCATCTTTAGAAATTCTGCTTTATTTTCTGGACTTAAGTCTGCAAACCTGTCACCAAATTTCTCTTTACATCTGGCGTCAAAGTCATCCATTCCTTTGTCCATAGTTTCTTGACCCGCCTCTCCATTCAGTTTTCCATAAACTAAGTCAATAAACATATCAACTTTCATTTCTAATGCCCCAGGTGTCTCTGTTTTTGGCAGTAAAGTATCTACCAAACTAGAAACTAGTTCTGCGTGTTTTACACTCAAAAACTGTGGCTGCCAGTTTAGCCTAGACGTTTCTTTGCACGACTGCAATAATGATGGAAATAAGGCCGTAGCTACGCCAAATAGAGCGGTTTGTTTTAATGCTTCTCTTCTTTGCATAGTATTAAAGGTTTTTCTTTTTAAGTTCAGAAACAGCGTGATTAGCAGCTCTAGCCGTAAGAGCCATGTAGGTCAATGAAGGATTAACACAAGACGAAGATGTCATACATGCTCCATCCGTCACAAAAACGTTTTTGACAGCATGCACCTGATTGGTAGCATTCAGTACCGACGTTTTAGGGTCTTTACCCATTCTTGCGGTGCCCATTTCATGAATTCCGTAACCCATGCCATGTTCGTTATCAAAACCCACAATATCTTTCAATCCAGCTTTCTCTAACATTTCTACCGCATCTATCTGAATCTGCTTATTGATAGCTAATTCGTTTTCTTTAAACTCCGCATCAATCACCAGCGTTGGTCTACCCCACTTGTCTAATTTATCTTTATCTAAGCTTACCTGATTTTCATGGTATGGCAAACATTCTGCAAAACCGGTAATAAAGAATTCCCAGTCTCCTGGTTTCATCAAAGCATCTTTAAATTCACCACCAAAAGCTTCTTGGTTTGCTCCTGCACCCCAATTTGCTCTCCCTGCTCCACCCTGATATCCGTAACCTCTTAAGAATTTATCTGTTGTCGACTTTTCGTCAATGTTTCTATACCTCGGAATATAAATACCGTTTGGTCTCCTACCCTTATAGTACCCATCTTCATGACCTTCAAACTTACCCATAGCCCCCACTCGGTACGTATGGTCCATCAGATTATGTCCTAGCTCACCGCTATCATTTCCTAAACCATTTTCAAAACGATTAGAAGTAGAATTTAATAATAACTGGGTAGTACCAATAGTAGACGCATTACAGAAAACTATTTTGGCGTAATACTCTAGCACTTCCTTTGTTTCAGAATCTATCACCCGCACACCAACTGCCTTTCCTTTTTCCTCATCATAAATAATAGAATCTGCCAAAGAAAAAGGTCTGATTGTCAAATTACCTGTAGCATTTGCAGCAGGTAAAGTCACGGCATTACTACTAAAATAAGCTCCGTAAGGGCAACCTCTATCACAGCGATTTCTGGATTGACACTGTCCACGACCATTTAATGGCTCTGTCAAATGAGCTACACGGCCTATTATCATGTTTCTGCCGGGAAACTCTTTCTCTATTCTTTTCTTAACGTCTTTTTCTACGCAGTTAAGCTCCATTGGAGGCAAAAAATGACTATCTGGCAACTGTGGTAAACCTATTGCTTCTCCAGAAATACCTGCAAATTTCTCCACATACGTATACCAGTCTTTGATATCATTATACCTGATAGGCCAATCTACTCCATGACCATCTTTAGCATTTGCCTCAAAATCTAAATCTGACCAACGGTAACATTGTTTTCCCCAGAGCAAAGAACGTCCTCCCATTTGATTAGCTCTTACCCACATAAAAGGCTTAACCTCTTTGTATGGGTTTTCATCGTCCTTAGCAAAAAAATGAATGTTATTTTCTCCTACAAAACCAGTACGAGCATTTATCTGCCGCTCTTTTAGTTCCTCTGCTGCTGCAGCCCCTCGAAGTTCAGTGTCCCAAGGGTCATTATTCATGGTGGGATAATCTATCACATGCTCCACTAGTCTACCCCTTTCTAGCACTAAAGTTTTAAGTCCGCTTTCGCAAAGTTCTTTTGCAGCCCATCCGCCACTAATTCCAGACCCAATGACTATAGCGTCATAAGTCATGTCTTTCTTTGCGTCTATATTAAAATTTGCCATTGATTATTTAATAGGTTTGAATGTTAAATTTAAGAAAAGAATTGGTTGCTTGGCTTTCAGCATTCCTGTTTCTTCTTAGATTAAAATCAAATTGTTATATTTAAAATGAGTCTAAGAAAATTTAATTTCAATCCATTATGAAAACAATGACCTGTAAACAATTAGGCGGAGCCTGTGACCTAGAATTTAAAGCGGAAACTTTTGACGAGATAGCCGAATTAAGTAAAAAACACGGCATGGAAATGTATCAAAAAAACGAACCCGCTCACATGCAAGCCATGGGAGAAATGCAGAAATTAATGCAATCTCCCGATGGAATGACACAGTGGTTTAACAATAAAAGAAAGGAGTTTGAGGCTCTTTGATAAGAGCTTTTTTTAATTACAGTATATCCTATTAGTCCATTCTTAGACAGACAGTGTATACCAAAACCCCAGTTTTAAGCTATTCCTTTTAAAGGCATCGATTTTATATAGTATATTGGAATCCAAAGTGAAAACCGTGTTTTCACTTATTCAACCCTATAAAAAACGTATTTCGATGACAAAAAAAAGAATTATCCCCCTATTTCTCTCACTCCTTTTTGCCTTTCAGGCAAACGCACAAATCAAGTTGCCATCCATTTTTGGTGACCACATGGTTTTGCAGCAAAAACAGAATAACCCAGTTTGGGGTTGGGCGAAGCCAAACGAAAAAATTACCATAGCCATAAATGGTCAAAGTCACTCCACCACTGCTGACTCAAAAGGACACTGGCGTGTTGTGTTAAGACCTATCCCGGTTGGTGGACCTTATAAAATGCATATTGAAGGTGAAGCCTCCAAGTTCTTTTTTGAAGATGTACTGGTAGGCGAAGTTTGGATTTGTTCTGGACAATCCAATATGCAATGGTCACTTAAAAACACCAACAGTGCTGAATTGGCTCTGGCTACAGCTAATTATCCCAATATTCGATTAATTACAGTTCCTACCGTGGCTGCTTCAGAACCTCAAGACGACTTTAATGGCTCTTGGGAGGCTGCATCACCAGAAAGTGTTCCTGATTTCTCGGCCATAGGCTATTTCTTTGGGCAACGTTTACACCATGCATTGGATGTTCCTATTGGACTTATTGACAATGCTTGGGGAGGCTCTGCAGCCGAAGCATGGGTTAATAGAGATGTTTTAGAAGCCGATAAGAACTTTAATGAGTTTATGACTTCGTGGGAAAAAATTGAACAAGCCTATAACTATGATGCGGAAATAAAGAAGTGGGAAAAATCTGTGAAAGAATGGGAAGCCAATAAAGAAGACAAAGGCATGCCAAGAAAACCAGGAAATTTAATTAAAGGAAACCAGTACCCTGCAAACATTTATAATGGTGTACTTCACCCTACCATTGGTTATGGTATCAAAGGTGTTATTTGGTACCAAGGCGAATCGAACGCAGGTCGTTCTTATCAATACCGTGACTTGTTCCCATTAATGATTGAAAATTGGCGTAACGAATGGAAACAAGGCGATTTTCCTTTTTACTATGTGCAGCTAGCAGATTTCATGGCAGAAACCGAGCAACCACAAGAAAGTGGATGGGCGGAGCTTAGAGAAGCACAAACCATGACCAAAGATAGGCTTCCAAATGTAGGAGAAGCTGTTATCATTGACCTTGGAGAAGGAAGAGATATTCATCCAAGAAGTAAACAAACTGTAGCCGACCGCTTAGTGAGGATAGCCTTGGCTAGAGATTACCATAAAGACATCATTTATGAAGGTCCTAACTATAAATCAATGGAAGTGAAAGGAGATAAAATTCTACTCACGTTTGATAACGTTGGCAAGGGATTGTATTCTTTTGACACCAAAGAACCGGTAGGTTTTGCTATAGCTGGATCAGATAAGAAATTCGTTTGGGCGGATGCCAAAATCATTTCTAATAACCAAATGGAAATATCAGGTGAAGGTATCTCAACGCCAGTAGCGGTAAGATATGCTTGGGCAAACAACCCTGTATGTAATATGTATAATCGTGACGGACTGCCTATGACGCCATTCAGAACTGACTCTTGGGAAGGCGTGACCTATGGGAAAAATGTACGTTAATAATCTTAAATTCGAATGAAAAAACTCCTTAGTCTTACCTTCATACTTCTACTCTCTTTTGGCAGCTATAGTCAAAAGCTAAAAATTAGCAAGAATGGAAAATATCTATCCACGGAAAAGGGGAAACCCTTTTTCTGGATGGGAGACACTGCCTGGGAATTAATTCATCGCTTAGATAGGGAAGAAGTTGACCATTATTTAAGTACAAGAGCTGCTCAAGGTTTTAACGTTATTCAAACGGTGATTTTAGCAGAACTTGATGGACTAAATACACCAAATGCCTACGGTCAAAAACCGCTCCTAAATAATGACCCTAAACTACTCAACGAAGCCTACTTTGAGCATGTAGATTATGTTATCAAAAAAGCGAAAAAACTAGGATTACAAGTGGCTTTACTGCCAACTTGGGGAGATAAATTCAATATTAAATGGGGAGAAGGCCCTGTAGTTTTCAATCCAGAAAATGCAGAAGTTTTCGGTCAATTATTGGCAAAAAGGTACCTGAAATATGATAATATCATTTGGGTTTTAGGCGGCGATAGAATACCTGAGGAGGAGGTTCATTTTGACATCGTCAGAGCTATGGCAAAAGGCATCAGAAGTGTTGATAGCAAGCACTTAATGAGCTACCACCCCTCTGGGACAAAAATAGCCAGTGAATATTTTGATGATGAATGGCTCGATATTGACATGTTCCAAAGTGGACATAGCAGACTCTCGAAAGAATATGAATATGCTGGCAAAGTAAAAGACAACAGACCGATTATAAACGGTGAGGCTAGGTATGAAAACATTGGTGACCGTTTCTGGGAAAAGACACAAAGAGATTGGCTAAATGATGCCGATGCTAGAATAAGCGGCTATTGGAGTATCTTATCAGGTACGGCAGGTTATACCTATGGCTGTAATGACGTGTGGCAAATGTATGCTATCGATAGAGAACCCCAGCTAAAAGCAAGAACGGGATGGGACGCTGCCTTACAACTACCTGGGGCTAATCAAATGAAATATTTAAAAGCTCTTTTTGAAAGCCTTCCTTGGCAGCAAATGAGTAATGACCAAAGTTTGATAAGCACACCAAATCCAGAAGACGAGTCTCATATTTTAGCTTCAATTGCTCAAAACAAAGACGTCATTTTAGCTTATACACCTACCGGAAAGGCATTCCAGTTAGATTTATCAAAAGTAAAGGCAAAAGAAGTGAACACATTTTGGTATAACCCAAGAAGTGGAAAATCTAAAAGTGCAGGAATCTATAAAACTACAGAAAACCCAGTCTTTGAACCTTGGTCAAATGGCTGGGGAAGTGATTTTATTTTGGTAGTGATGGATGTTAACTCTGAATATAAACTTCCAGAATTTTAATCTTATTCTCCATGTAAATCAAAAGTCTAGCTTTCGTTTTACATGGAGATTTTATTATACCAACCTCCTCAAATCTCCTGTAACTCCACCAATTTATGGTAAATACCGTCAGCCTTGGTATATAACTCTTGATGAGTTCCTCTTTCTGCTATTTGACCTTTGTCTACTACTAAAATCTCATCGGCATGCTGAATAGTGCTAAGTCGGTGAGCAATTACTAAAGAAGTACGGTCTTTCATCAAATGCGTGATGGCATCTTGTACCAGTTTTTCTGATTCTGTATCTAAAGCTGAAGTGGCTTCATCCAAAATCAAAATAGGTGGATTTTGAAGAATGGCTCTGGCAATAGATATTCGTTGACGCTGCCCACCCGAAAGCTTCACGCCACGGTCGCCTATTATAGTTTCGTAACCTTCAGACTGTTCTTCTATAAACTCATGAGCATTCGCAATTTTGGCGGCAGCTAAAACATCTTCACGACTTACGTCTTTACCAAAAGTTATATTATTATAAATGGAGTCATTAAACAAAACAGGGTCTTGCGTCACTATACCCATTAAACTTCTCAGTGATGCCTGAGAAATATCATTAATATCAGTCCCGTCTAATTTAATATGACCTTCTGTCGGTTCATAAAACCTCGGAAGCAAATCTGCCAAAGTGGATTTACCTCCACCAGACTGACCAACCAAAGCGACTGTTTTTCCTTTCTCTAATTTGAAATTGATATTTCGCAAAACTGCCGGCCCCTCTTCGTAAGCAAAAGAAACGTCTTCAAAAGAAATAGTATTTTCAAAAGACTTAGCAGTAACTGCATCTGGCGAATCAGAAATTTCAGGCTCCATATTCAAGACTTCCAAAATTCTATCACCTGAAGCTATTCCTCTTTGCGAAGCACTAAAAGCCTGGGCAATAGTTTTAGCTGGACGTACCACCTGAGAAAAAAGTGCGATATATGCCATAAAAGTAGAAGCATCCAAAGTACTCTGGTCTGATAAAATCAAACTACCGCCATAAAATAAAAGTGACGCCACCATAGAAACTCCTACTACTTCCGAAAACGGATTTGCCAACTCTCTTTTGGCTGCGTAAGAGAATATAGAGCGTTTGTATCCCTGGTTTTCCGTCTCAAATTTCTTACTAATAAAGTTCTCCGCCACAAAACCCTTTACCACACGCATGCCGCCAAAGGTCTCATCCATCAAACTCATAATATTGCTAAGTCTACTCTGTCCTTCTCCAGCATCATGCCTTAGCTTTTTTAGCATCAGCCCTAAAAAAGTAGCCGTGACGGGTATAACTATTAAAGCGAATAATGTCAACTTAAACGACATGTAAAAAAGAGCAATCAGATATCCAACCAAAAGAAAAAGCTCTTTTATAGCAGCAGAAAAAGTATTGGCAATACTGTTTTCAACTTCCTGTACATCGGTGGTGATTCGGGAAATAATATCTCCCTTTTTCTGATTATTGAAAAAGCCAATTGGTAATAACAGAGATTTGTTGAAAATAGCCTGACGAAGGTTGGAAACCATATTGACTTTAAAACCCTCCAGTAAACGTAAGCTCAAATACCTGAAAATGTTCCCTATAAAGATACCTAAAACTAATATGATGCAAACGAATTGCAGAGCACCCAATTTGCCTTTGGTTTCTAAAAAATGAGCAAAATAATAATTGAACCAGTCTAAGACACTTAGATTCCCTGGCTTCTGAAGCATTCCAGAAATAACCTCTGGGTCTACCTGAGCAAATAACACATCTAAAATTGGCTTTAAGAGCACCAAATTTAATACCCCAAAAACGGCAGCCAGAAGCGAGGTAAATAAAAAAGGAATTACAAATTTCTTTAAGTTGCCAGCGTAAGAAAGTAGTTTAAAATAAGTATTCATATATAAATTAGCCCAATTTTCGAGCTATTAGATACGCTTTAATAGAGACTTTCTGCTGAAATAAAATAGCTTCCAAGTCTTAAATTTCTAAGCTTATTATGTTTTGATTCGCAAAGTTGCTGAAAAGCTTTTACTTTGAGTCTATGAGTCGCCATTTCTTCTTAGTATGCCTTTCTTTTATCACTTTTTCTTGTTTCACAAAACAAGAAAAAAAGGTAATTTCAAAAGCCGTATATCATTGGAAATCTACATATCAGCCTTCGCAAAAAGCGAAAGAGACCGTTAAGGCACTCAACATCAAAAAGACATACATTCGTTTTTTTGATATTGACTTTAATGCAAAAGCCAATGAAGCTATTCCGAAGGGAATGGTAAAATTTAAAGACAGTCCAGAAGGCGATATAGTTCCTGTAATTTATATAACC
This sequence is a window from Arcticibacterium luteifluviistationis. Protein-coding genes within it:
- the cmoA gene encoding carboxy-S-adenosyl-L-methionine synthase CmoA — its product is MSGKDKVFEQPLKAHDFKFGANVVSVFDDMVTRSVPFYLEMQRMITEIVQDFAVEGTNVYDLGCSTGTTLNNLDKVLPDGITFVGIDDSSEMLEKCDVNFKEQGMTREYKLEWQDMNQSVKIENASVVVLCLTLQFIRPLYRERLLKEIYDSMNPNSCLILVEKVLGEDSLFNRQFIKHYYDFKRRNSYNEMEISQKREALENVLIPYKLNENIELLKKTGFQYVETFFKWYNFCGMVAVK
- a CDS encoding methyltransferase family protein, which codes for MVKIGNVLYHNRNWLFPIVYLFLFIPFTQVFEHPNTAMIIGFIVAIIGQATRIATIGLVYIIRGGKNRRVYAEDLVTTGIFAHCRNPLYVGNILMLAGLGIASNSLLFMAVIIPAFLFIYQAIVRAEEDFLSNKFGKGFDEYTKDVNRWLPSLKGLGNTLSSMDFKWNRVIIKEYNTTFIWLLGGLGVLYMHFYRNPALYNIAEHKVFFIAAFIAIVAFYFIARYLKKAKIIVSD
- a CDS encoding gluconate 2-dehydrogenase subunit 3 family protein gives rise to the protein MQRREALKQTALFGVATALFPSLLQSCKETSRLNWQPQFLSVKHAELVSSLVDTLLPKTETPGALEMKVDMFIDLVYGKLNGEAGQETMDKGMDDFDARCKEKFGDRFADLSPENKAEFLKMEEANSPKFNGSIWGTAAGKQEPVGFYRNLKSTALWGYFSSEEIGLKVLTYDPVPGPYQGCIPLAEVGNTYSL
- a CDS encoding GMC oxidoreductase gives rise to the protein MANFNIDAKKDMTYDAIVIGSGISGGWAAKELCESGLKTLVLERGRLVEHVIDYPTMNNDPWDTELRGAAAAEELKERQINARTGFVGENNIHFFAKDDENPYKEVKPFMWVRANQMGGRSLLWGKQCYRWSDLDFEANAKDGHGVDWPIRYNDIKDWYTYVEKFAGISGEAIGLPQLPDSHFLPPMELNCVEKDVKKRIEKEFPGRNMIIGRVAHLTEPLNGRGQCQSRNRCDRGCPYGAYFSSNAVTLPAANATGNLTIRPFSLADSIIYDEEKGKAVGVRVIDSETKEVLEYYAKIVFCNASTIGTTQLLLNSTSNRFENGLGNDSGELGHNLMDHTYRVGAMGKFEGHEDGYYKGRRPNGIYIPRYRNIDEKSTTDKFLRGYGYQGGAGRANWGAGANQEAFGGEFKDALMKPGDWEFFITGFAECLPYHENQVSLDKDKLDKWGRPTLVIDAEFKENELAINKQIQIDAVEMLEKAGLKDIVGFDNEHGMGYGIHEMGTARMGKDPKTSVLNATNQVHAVKNVFVTDGACMTSSSCVNPSLTYMALTARAANHAVSELKKKNL
- a CDS encoding DUF1059 domain-containing protein; the encoded protein is MKTMTCKQLGGACDLEFKAETFDEIAELSKKHGMEMYQKNEPAHMQAMGEMQKLMQSPDGMTQWFNNKRKEFEAL
- a CDS encoding sialate O-acetylesterase; protein product: MTKKRIIPLFLSLLFAFQANAQIKLPSIFGDHMVLQQKQNNPVWGWAKPNEKITIAINGQSHSTTADSKGHWRVVLRPIPVGGPYKMHIEGEASKFFFEDVLVGEVWICSGQSNMQWSLKNTNSAELALATANYPNIRLITVPTVAASEPQDDFNGSWEAASPESVPDFSAIGYFFGQRLHHALDVPIGLIDNAWGGSAAEAWVNRDVLEADKNFNEFMTSWEKIEQAYNYDAEIKKWEKSVKEWEANKEDKGMPRKPGNLIKGNQYPANIYNGVLHPTIGYGIKGVIWYQGESNAGRSYQYRDLFPLMIENWRNEWKQGDFPFYYVQLADFMAETEQPQESGWAELREAQTMTKDRLPNVGEAVIIDLGEGRDIHPRSKQTVADRLVRIALARDYHKDIIYEGPNYKSMEVKGDKILLTFDNVGKGLYSFDTKEPVGFAIAGSDKKFVWADAKIISNNQMEISGEGISTPVAVRYAWANNPVCNMYNRDGLPMTPFRTDSWEGVTYGKNVR
- a CDS encoding glycoside hydrolase family 140 protein; its protein translation is MKKLLSLTFILLLSFGSYSQKLKISKNGKYLSTEKGKPFFWMGDTAWELIHRLDREEVDHYLSTRAAQGFNVIQTVILAELDGLNTPNAYGQKPLLNNDPKLLNEAYFEHVDYVIKKAKKLGLQVALLPTWGDKFNIKWGEGPVVFNPENAEVFGQLLAKRYLKYDNIIWVLGGDRIPEEEVHFDIVRAMAKGIRSVDSKHLMSYHPSGTKIASEYFDDEWLDIDMFQSGHSRLSKEYEYAGKVKDNRPIINGEARYENIGDRFWEKTQRDWLNDADARISGYWSILSGTAGYTYGCNDVWQMYAIDREPQLKARTGWDAALQLPGANQMKYLKALFESLPWQQMSNDQSLISTPNPEDESHILASIAQNKDVILAYTPTGKAFQLDLSKVKAKEVNTFWYNPRSGKSKSAGIYKTTENPVFEPWSNGWGSDFILVVMDVNSEYKLPEF
- a CDS encoding ABC transporter ATP-binding protein, encoding MNTYFKLLSYAGNLKKFVIPFLFTSLLAAVFGVLNLVLLKPILDVLFAQVDPEVISGMLQKPGNLSVLDWFNYYFAHFLETKGKLGALQFVCIILVLGIFIGNIFRYLSLRLLEGFKVNMVSNLRQAIFNKSLLLPIGFFNNQKKGDIISRITTDVQEVENSIANTFSAAIKELFLLVGYLIALFYMSFKLTLFALIVIPVTATFLGLMLKKLRHDAGEGQSRLSNIMSLMDETFGGMRVVKGFVAENFISKKFETENQGYKRSIFSYAAKRELANPFSEVVGVSMVASLLFYGGSLILSDQSTLDASTFMAYIALFSQVVRPAKTIAQAFSASQRGIASGDRILEVLNMEPEISDSPDAVTAKSFENTISFEDVSFAYEEGPAVLRNINFKLEKGKTVALVGQSGGGKSTLADLLPRFYEPTEGHIKLDGTDINDISQASLRSLMGIVTQDPVLFNDSIYNNITFGKDVSREDVLAAAKIANAHEFIEEQSEGYETIIGDRGVKLSGGQRQRISIARAILQNPPILILDEATSALDTESEKLVQDAITHLMKDRTSLVIAHRLSTIQHADEILVVDKGQIAERGTHQELYTKADGIYHKLVELQEI